GCTTTGTATTCCAGGCTCATTGAATGAGCTTTAGTGGAACTACTCAACCCTTTTAATAACtttcagggtttcatacaggattttcaGCCAGAGGGGGAAATGACGACGGCCGTACAGCATTGAaaatttgggggggggggggggggggcagaaaATTTGGCGGAATGATTGTCTAAGGTGCACTTTGGAGGTTAATGTATTTCTATCATACTATCACAACCACATGCAGTGTTGTACAAATTATGTGAAAATCAGTAGATCTCAATAGACACCTATAGCAACAACTAACAGAGGGCAATCAGGGTTATCTAGTCAAAAATCAGATACCCTTACAATAAAtaggtactaattttagcgaattctAGCGAATTTGTATtaaggtacgtatatatacaagaGATGTAGTGTTTATGATACTATGGTTTATACCAGTTGTTCTTCCTAAAGATCAGGGTGTCCTACTGGGGGGATATCCCCaataaaatttgcattcaggtactagttgaggtccatagctggcaattttacatactaacagggtatatTGAAGTAACAGTTGAcattttttagcaaaatgttctagttacttttcttatttccccatctaccgtatagcgggtaattttcgggggacaaaatattcgtggttcagcaatattgagacatttcgtgggtaatattttcgtggttggagcttgcactgcaggtaaaggtaggcaaggtcgcttcattcgtgggtaaaatattcgtggtcagacctccaaccacaaaaaccacgaatattttgccccacgaaaattacacgctatacggtacttcaAAGTCCTGTATGGTACCGTGAAGACCTGAAGATTAATGGCCCTTTTCTGGCTAGAGTTCATAATACACCACTTGGAATTTTAGTTGTGCGACATTAATTGACATGTGGGTGTTAAACAGATTCAACACTGTTAGAGGGAATATTTGAAAATAttatctccaccgaggcatcagcacctgtggtgctttattttaattttattatggacACTCAAGTACTTTAGGTCATAGTAGTCCTATTATCCAGGACAACATTAAATAGTGTTCGCCAAATGAAACTTTGGAGGTATACAAATGACATCGTTATACTGGTACACACTCTGGTATTCTCTGCCACGTAGGTGTCAATCAATCCCGTGAAAATCTGTTTTTTCACTTATTGTTATGTTCGACTCACTTTCATATTCATTTTCACACAGCCTCTACTCCAATCTGCTACTGTGATGATGTGGCAACACCGTGCACTAACAATACTTGCTCCACTAATGCAAATCGGTGTCTAGTGAACTTTAACCTTGATACTGGCATCACCCGTCGAGTCTACATTCTTCTCGGCCTGACTTGTTTCTTTAATTCCAGTGAGTTACTAAAGTGTGTGTTACATTAGCACCTATATAGAGTCCATaataaagagagagagagtaatATCGAACAAAGCCTTACCAAATGTATTCAGAAAGGAACGGGACTTCCTGCTAATCTAAGCGCCTGGAGCCGttacttataattaattgcctCGGCCTCGGCCCTGGAGCAATAATGTTATTGCCAACCTCAATCACGCGTTTCagacaggaagtcacgttactttccgaATTACATTCGATGCAAGGAAGTTAAGGCTTCGTTCGAGACTCCCTCTCTTTTATGACTCTTGTCAGTACATAAAACCCTGCAAGACATCGGTATGTTGTGGTACCAACTAATAGACCACATTGCCAACTCTTGGTCTTCTATATTATGCACTccgggtgtcatacagggggggaagggggatatcccccctagctccaatttcccccctcctttcaattatgactgtgtGTCCATAGCTgtgtattgaaataacagttgacctttttttagcaacattttctggttatttttttttaatttctcccctctacttcaaaatcctgtatgacaccctggcaCTCCACCACATTTCGAAACCCACCCATCACGTGCACTCTATACGTAATCTACAGAAGTGGACACTTTTGGTGTTGTGTATACATCTATGTGCTTTGAGGTGTCTTGTTTGGCTCTTGAGTGTCCTGATTTTAAGGGAGTTAcatatatagcgggttatttttgtatagTGAAATCTTatatatttcgtattgtaggGTAATTCTGCGTCACTATCCtaagctgtacgaatattatGAAATGCTTAAATGGGTAGTTCATATGAAAATTACCCCGCTATGCTGTATATTTATTCCAGATTTCCGACATAACAAActaacccccccacacagggcATCGTGGTCAGTGCTGTGACAGTACAGGGTGTAACAAGTGCCTCATGCCCCCTAATCTGACATACGAGCAGTGTCTCCAAGTCACCTTCCCCTCAGACTGCCCCCCAGCAAACTGTTCACACTTGATTGAACCGGGCCGTGTTGAACCCCCTACAAGCAATGGTACAGGTACGTTCACATGTATAGGACACACTTCTCTTTGTTTATAGATCATGTTGCTCCTCCTTTGTGTGGCACTGACCTATGTGTGCAGCTGCACAAATAGCATGTGTGGTTTCGCAGAATGCAATATTGTGATTaacgtatagcgggtaattttcctggtgtaaatattcgttattttcatCAGCAACCGGCCTCTACGAAAATTTTTTCACCCACGAAAACTTAAGTGTAGTTCACCggaatgcatgcaatgcagtgcaaggcaaacaaaatttttactcgCGAAAATCACCGTGTtggagttgaacgaatttttgaccccacgaaaattgacccgctatacgatatttaTCAGCTCATTCCTAGTTAGTCTATGCACCCTGGTCATCAGTCCTGAAGTTGATCGCAATTTTGCTTATATTAATTATCTTATCTCCCTCCCACAGAGGCAACAGATCAAACTCTATTTTTGTGGGGTATCTGCATAATTGTTATCGTTGTCGCTATCGTGCTGTTGCTCGTAATCCCGACTATTGTTTGTTACTTCTACGTTTTTCGTCGAAGTTCACCTGTGAGTTTTAGAATTATGTATACTATAGAGTAGCAAAGTTGTCAGGCCATGTTTATcaataccttaaggtgacatattttcgcgtgtattaatttctgctatttctgctatttctgcgaatgagagtaaaatcgcaaaaattagtactcacaaataattggccgccctcttgtttaatatatccagatcgacatttcgcaaaaaaattataccagcaaaatgtacaaaactgtaaaacacaaacaaatctacctgtgaaatatgtcaccttaaggtattaCATAGTAACCACCAAACTTCATCAGGCGTCAATAATCATCAACTAAtaaaagtgtataattatagttattgcaCAAACAAAACGAGATTGTTGTACGCATCAACAGATAGCTGTGAGACTAAAACTAGCAGAATGACGTTGGGAGTTTGTGGGTAGTTCAAATCGTGATTTTCATGGGTAACACTTAAGCTTGCTGTGCCGCCATGCCAAGCCTGAAGGTATGATTGCAGTGACGTCATACATGCTGCTGTGACCGATAGTATTTCTATTGGGTGCTTTCTTACTGCTGATAAGGGATTcggagagggggggggcataCTCAATTCTTTTTAGCCATGCCCGCTTTTTGGTCGCCCTATAATTACAGAAAATGAAAGTTCTTTTATTGCAATCAGTGTAGCTAGCAGCGCCTGACATGCTCCGTCTGTTTGTCTGCGTCAGACAACACTTGGGTGTGTTAGCCGTCTACTACTGTACTAGACTAGTTAACAGCTGCAATTCGAAGGGGCTCATAAGCACCCCTGCCCCCCTCCATTTCTTCGCCCCTGCATTGCTAATTCAACACTCTGATTAATAATGttgcttcataattattgttcatcTTAAAATGTTCGTGGACAAGAACCCTCACTCGCACAAATTGATACTAGAGACTACCACTATAAGAAGTTATGTATGTTGTACGTATGTCCGTGTGATGCCGTGGACGTACCTCACTGTATACACTCACatacccccacccacacacatcccCACTGGgccacccccccccacccacacacacacacagaacaacaAGTGTGAAACGAACTTGCAGATTAAAAGTGTGTCATTTGTTTCCGAGAGTGGCAACAGCTGTGTGTCCAGTGGGGGGCGGTCAGAAGGAGTTTTGCGGATATTGGAACCAAAAACTATCGCCAAAGAAATCAAATTGATTGAGCTAATTGGTATGCCATACATTTGCTGTGTGCAGTTTTTTCCATTTCTGAGACCTCCAAAAAACACTATAATGTATACTTACACCACACTTATGTCACCACTAagtctcattggtcaacagctgtaggatgtaattatatagaatatacagccccaggcatgcacagttgtTGCGCGcgtgcgtgggcggccacgggtatagtagtccgttggtttgtttgtttgtcacaagtaaatctactcacctggatgccatagcgctacGTTTACAGTATAGacagccttcacacaacaatatagTGATTTAAATATTCGGGTGTTAAAGCTTAAAAATCTAAAaagcttaaacttgcacgttggtAGCTATCTAGCTACAcgtagctgaagtgatcccgtaccaggaacaatggaataTAGTAGGGTCACTATtaaaagtagaaagctagaattgtgactgcaTGGTTGTTGACTGACCCTGGATCTTATATTCCAACAGCCCGGCAGGAGCCGCCATGCTTCTTTAAGACTCCAGGTTTTCACAatgcatgtctcatgtaccactgttctcaaatgtttcagcgtGCATGCCTGcctctccagtctggtttagttttattgctcttgagttgctgtgctataGTCTTACacgctacatgcactgcattatatcactacTCTGCATgttttctttataatcatgtcaccagccgagggtttgcactttagttcTAGTATCTATaagagagcttgcaactccagtaaaagacgtcgaatggtcaacgcttgacCAACGAAGCTCGTGAGCATCTGTAAGAGTCAACGTGTTACTCAACTAGCTATTGCACGGCTGCAAAATTCGGCACAgtttgttcttttttgcatcGTCTATTAATTTGTTGCTAGGGGAgatccttttatagtgctatGGTCatgtggtataagtcagatatgccacacctactcggaggatatgcaccccataaatatcctcctcttaggtgtggtatacaTCCCTTATACATAGTAATGTAAGAGGCATTCAAAATAGATGTATAGaaagaaaataataattatgcatgcttgtacatacataattttatCTAAGATTGTTGCATGGGAACCTAATGTCATGTATAACTCACCCAGCTTCTGGTGGTTTCGGTACGCTCTGGAAGGGCACACGTATTGGTGCCACTGTGGCTGTCAAGATTTACAAAAGTATCGATGATCATGATCAGAGCTTTGAGAGGGAACGCTGTATCTACACAAGATCATTTCTAAATCACGAAAGTATAGCCATTTATTACGGGGCCGATTTGCACACTCCTCgtaagtttataattattacaatgttCCCCAACGCTACGTACCTGTTGTTAACAGCTTATGTTATATTATGTGTTAATTAATCAAACTATGCTGAGCTACTTGTAGTTAAACATGATTATTCACACATACAGCTCTTTTTCCGACCGAATTTTGGCTCATTATGCGGTACTATGAGCACGGTAGTCTAGCCGACCACCTCATACACAACACACTTCCACAGAAGAAAGTGTTTCGTATCCTTTGCAGTATTGCCGATGCACTGGAATATCTTCATCATCCCTTCAAATCTTTCTTTGGAAGGAATCATGAAGGGATTGCCCACAGAGACATCAAACCAAGTAATAtcctgctcaaggatgaatttGGAAGCTGCGTTGTGGCTGATTTTGGTTTATCACTTGGTGCAGAAGATCTTCTTCCTGGGAGTGCCCCTGTAAAAGTGCAAGTGGGCACTAAGCGATACATGTCTCCCGAGGTGTTGAATAACTCTGTTGTGACGACAGAAATTCAATCATTCTGTGTGACGGATATTTATTGCTACGGGCTTGTGATGTGGGAGGTTCTTCGGAGGTCAGAGGGTGAAGGTTAGTAGAATTCAATGtgattataaaattatatgatGCCAATGCTATAAAATGGCTCATCGTATCTCGAAATGTGACTTTAAGTTATATAGAAGGGCATTGTCCCTTGTtcaaagctgcatgcatgagttaTATACTTGACCAATTGATTATGGTGTATATTATATTGATAGCTCCTCGTTGTGTATACTGCAGGTGAACCTAGTGAGTATGCAGTGCCGTACCACAACCTCCTTCCGCCTGACCCCACTATAGAGCTGGTGAGGGAGGTGGTTGTAGAGCAAAGAGTGAGACCACAGCTGGAGGAAAGATGGAACGTTAGTATAATTTAGAGTGGATATTTTATGGCATTGATTCATTTacaaataccgtatatacaGCAGGGAATTTCCGTAAGGTAAAATAATTCTTTGAACGACAGCGGTGATTTGAATGAGTACAAACTTCATTTGCTTATCATTTCGTGCACTGCAGTGAATGCGTTTCGGTAAACCATCGTGGGTAAACTGTTCATCAAGGTCAGTCTGCCCACGCAAATAACGAATGCGTTCCCCACAAAGTTAAcccactataatataattatataattatatggtagtgatattaccgtactctaccgagattacgcccacgtcCGAAATTACgccacttttgagtgaaagttcctaCACAGTCTAATTTGTCTCGAGAATACGCCCACCAGGAAGTGATACATTTGTCAGTGAGCAAATTGTCAAGAAAGGTTTAGCAGTTTACTGTGTACGCTGGTTAgctctgaataattatagctaggtGTGTGTGCTGAAGGCTAAACTGTACTTGTCAGCTAACCTATATACTAGGAGAGAGAgaaaagagaaagaaaaatactataaacatgcatgtacgtacttacTTAATGTGAAACCTAAAGCGTGGACATTTAAAATGAAATGAGCATACATTGTTCCCACTAAAGTtgtttattttgcaaatttacgaatcaaaatccaagagaacgtggctagaagcctatagaagctgttagttgtTCGTCgcatagaagctgttagttgttcgttgcattgcaactgttgagcagttacagctggaatacacagtgacacacacacagtcggcTTTACCGTATTCTTCATgaggctacgcctcgaggcataatgaggAGAATGAACACCGAACCATATTGAGAACTTTGTATACTTTTGAGCACATGAGGTTGTAGTGTTAGTTGCCCTTCATGCAAGTCATCTGTGACCTGGAATGCATGAAGATCATCGTCTCTTAATTCTCCAGTGCAGTATGTCTGCGTacattataatagctagctcaTTGTAAAGTATCATTGTGTTCAATTTTTCATAATGACATCACCATTTGATTTATAATGAGAGGGAAGTGGCCGTTTTACATTCGGTTTAACGCCAGCGTTTGTTTATACGTGCGTTTTTATAGaaacggaacgggaactttttattgatgGGTACTGTACAGTCACACATTTGGGGGCATATTAATGTTGACTGAGGAACCCTCTCTCTCATCTCAGGTCCACTATCAGAATATTGTCCTGCTAATGCAGGAATGTTGGTCGGCCTCACCGGATGGTCGACCCACAGTGGCAAGAATTAGACTAAAACTGGCAGAGAATTTGATATCGTAACTATCGGCATTAGTGGCTTTTTGCCTGGGGCAGGTCAtgatgttcataattatattgctgtTCACTTGTGTTTGTTACCTTATATTTATTATTTGAACACAATGTTCTCACACaatgttatatatatatcacttatataattatattaattctAATGTCATAAAGTTTATGATAATACATGAATTGTAAAAAAAGCAAAATAATCAACAtgattgtatgcatgtgcataataggAAGAATCGCTATATACCCTGATGAttgctactatatataattatgatttgttTCCAGGGAGACAAATCTACcccttgtacatgtaaacgACAGTACACGTTTAACAAACATACTACTGTATagctcgcttgcgcatgcgcaccgaggcataaaaatgaTTGAATGCAAGCCAAAATCtcattgcatgtgcataaCATCAGCACAAATATATACAGCATAGACTGACACACTATCTACAAGATTCCTAAAGAATCTATAGCGTAAAACCATGCATT
The Halichondria panicea chromosome 14, odHalPani1.1, whole genome shotgun sequence DNA segment above includes these coding regions:
- the LOC135347889 gene encoding activin receptor type-1B-like, with amino-acid sequence MRDYVVPVSMCTMSMLLLLLLWAPSANRAQNSSTPICYCDDVATPCTNNTCSTNANRCLVNFNLDTGITRRVYILLGLTCFFNSRHRGQCCDSTGCNKCLMPPNLTYEQCLQVTFPSDCPPANCSHLIEPGRVEPPTSNGTEATDQTLFLWGICIIVIVVAIVLLLVIPTIVCYFYVFRRSSPNNKCETNLQIKSVSFVSESGNSCVSSGGRSEGVLRILEPKTIAKEIKLIELIASGGFGTLWKGTRIGATVAVKIYKSIDDHDQSFERERCIYTRSFLNHESIAIYYGADLHTPPLFPTEFWLIMRYYEHGSLADHLIHNTLPQKKVFRILCSIADALEYLHHPFKSFFGRNHEGIAHRDIKPSNILLKDEFGSCVVADFGLSLGAEDLLPGSAPVKVQVGTKRYMSPEVLNNSVVTTEIQSFCVTDIYCYGLVMWEVLRRSEGEGEPSEYAVPYHNLLPPDPTIELVREVVVEQRVRPQLEERWNVHYQNIVLLMQECWSASPDGRPTVARIRLKLAENLIS